Proteins encoded by one window of Aphis gossypii isolate Hap1 chromosome X, ASM2018417v2, whole genome shotgun sequence:
- the LOC126552619 gene encoding uncharacterized protein LOC126552619: protein MPKKRCVFTPQLKLEFPFLQDADEVGKIFCTICKSVFSIEHGGRSDITQHVTKVKKHLLALSAASKHEKVTSFFFKIDPSGSTDENRRTAAQEGIFAFHTVVHNHSFRSMDCTSSLLKQIYNKKFTCARTKAESIVLNVLAPFAMQQICKEIENINFATIMIDTSNHKNLQIVPILIRYFDEDNLFDEFSHVEQIFKSRIHEWQKNSAKVEVKWCEIFEYTKAHNIDTTNISKIVEYSLAIPGTNAAVERIFSIINVLWTDEKNRFLVESIKSIIIVKTHFKNLSCNEFYYILLKETRLLDEIGSAQKYTKTSKEEIYVPSSSK from the exons atgccCAAAAAACGGTGCGTTTTTACTCcccaattaaaattagaatttcctTTTTTACAAGATGCTGACGAagtaggaaaaatattttgtaccatATGTAAGTCAGTGTTTTCTATAGAACATGGTGGACGTTCAGACATCACACAACATgttacaaaagtaaaaaaacatttactggCATTATCAGCTGCATCAAAACACGAAAAGgtaacttcttttttttttaaaattgatccGAGTGGGTCCACTGACGAAAATAGACGTACTGCAGCACAAGAAGGGATATTCGCATTTCATACCGTGGTACACAATCACTCATTTCGATCAATGGACTGCACATCATctcttttaaaacaaatctataataaaaaatttacttgtgCTAGAACTAAGGCTGAAtcgattgttttaaatgtgttaGCTCCTTTCGCCATGCAACAAATTTGTAaggaaatagaaaatataaattttgctaCAATTATGATAGATACTTCTAACCATAAGAACCTACAAATCGTACCAATTTTAATACGTTATTTC gatgaagataatttatttgatgaatTCAGTCATGtagaacaaatttttaaatcacgaaTTCATGAATGGCAAAAAAATTCAGCTAAAGTAGAAGTTAAGTGGtgtgaaatatttgaatacactAAAGCTCATAACATTGATACAACTAACATATCAAAAATTGTAGAATATTCTTTGGCAATTCCTGGTACAAATGCTGCAGTAGAACGGattttttcaatcattaaCGTGTTGTGGACAGatgaaaaaaatcgatttttggtTGAAAGtatcaaatcaattataattgtaaaaacacattttaaaaacttatcttgtaatgagttttattatattctattaaaagaAACTAGGTTACTCGATGAAATCGGTTCAGCacaaaagtatacaaaaacaTCAAAAGAAGAAATTTACGTGCCATcgtcatcaaaataa